In Candidatus Hydrogenedentota bacterium, one genomic interval encodes:
- a CDS encoding helix-turn-helix transcriptional regulator → MQPDMKTVNREILLAFWKIHILHHAAEGPVVGNWMLKELRHHGYDASPGTLYPLLARMEEHGWLSSTVAGSGPKAARAYRLTEAGAAVLEVVQAQMGELVGETRLRKEP, encoded by the coding sequence ATGCAGCCCGATATGAAAACCGTCAATCGCGAGATTCTTCTCGCCTTCTGGAAGATACACATCCTCCACCATGCCGCCGAGGGGCCCGTCGTGGGCAACTGGATGCTCAAAGAGTTGCGGCACCACGGCTACGACGCGAGCCCCGGGACCCTCTATCCGCTCCTGGCGCGCATGGAGGAGCACGGCTGGCTCTCCTCCACCGTCGCGGGTTCCGGCCCCAAAGCCGCACGCGCCTATCGTCTCACGGAAGCGGGGGCCGCGGTGCTGGAGGTGGTTCAGGCGCAAATGGGCGAATTGGTGGGCGAAACACGACTTCGGAAAGAACCATGA
- a CDS encoding sulfate adenylyltransferase subunit 2, with amino-acid sequence MNQLDQLESKSIHILREAYREFKSLCMLWSIGKDSTVMLWLARKAFFGHCPLPLVHIDTSYKIPEMIAYRDRLALEWNLNMVVGQNKEALAKKQTFPEGAITRLECCKALKSEALKHTLSGDWERMRLNHTTGKYEVDTNREPYTGVIVGVRSDEEGSRSKERYFSPRDKQNDWDVDDQPPELWNQYKTDFAPGTHVRIHPLLDWTELNLWEYIQRENIPLVDLYFDQGEGTRYRSLGCGPCTSCVQSTSKNVAEVVEEIRSGKFANIAERSGRAQDKDDGGGLETLRRDGYM; translated from the coding sequence ATGAATCAGCTTGACCAACTTGAATCCAAGAGCATTCACATCCTTCGCGAGGCCTATCGCGAGTTCAAGAGCCTGTGCATGCTCTGGTCCATCGGCAAGGACAGCACGGTGATGCTCTGGCTCGCGCGCAAGGCCTTCTTCGGCCATTGCCCCCTGCCCCTCGTGCATATCGACACCTCCTACAAGATCCCGGAGATGATCGCTTATCGCGACCGCCTGGCCCTCGAGTGGAACCTCAACATGGTCGTCGGTCAGAACAAAGAAGCCCTGGCGAAAAAGCAGACCTTCCCCGAAGGCGCCATCACGCGCCTGGAGTGCTGCAAGGCCCTCAAGAGCGAGGCCCTGAAGCACACCCTTTCCGGCGACTGGGAGCGCATGCGCCTCAACCACACCACCGGCAAGTATGAAGTCGACACCAACCGCGAGCCCTACACGGGCGTCATCGTGGGCGTGCGCTCCGATGAAGAAGGCAGCCGCTCCAAGGAGCGTTATTTCTCCCCCCGCGACAAGCAGAACGACTGGGACGTGGACGACCAGCCGCCGGAATTGTGGAACCAGTACAAGACCGACTTCGCTCCCGGCACCCACGTGCGCATTCACCCGCTCCTCGACTGGACCGAGCTGAACCTCTGGGAATACATCCAGCGCGAGAACATCCCCCTCGTGGACCTCTATTTCGATCAGGGCGAAGGCACCCGCTACCGCTCCCTCGGCTGCGGCCCCTGCACCAGTTGCGTCCAGTCCACCTCGAAGAATGTCGCCGAAGTGGTGGAGGAAATTCGCAGCGGAAAGTTCGCCAATATCGCCGAACGCTCCGGCCGCGCCCAGGACAAGGACGACGGCGGCGGCCTCGAAACCCTGCGCCGCGACGGCTACATGTAA
- a CDS encoding amino acid permease, which produces MTNTTAPELRRELGLFGATLMGLGSILGTGAFVSIGIAAGVTGPSVVLATALAALVATCNALSSAQLAAAHPVSGGAYEYGYRLLTPAAGFSAGWMFLCAKTASAATAALGFAGYALHLAGLDQGGARIGLAVGAVLVLTALTAGGIKRSNTANTLIVSITIGALLAFIVGVAAAGLRNGAGNLAPFFGGVNSGRDPGAAFLQATALMFVAFTGYGRIATMGEEVHDPRRTIPRAIVTTLFASAAIYILLALAAVASAGAPAMSDAVEAAAAPLEVVASAHAWPGVAWLVGLGAVTAMLGVLLNLILGLSRVLLAMARRHDAPKLFAAIHAGSATPVAAVWMVGLGIAGLALLGSVKTTWSFSAFTVLVYYAINNLAALRLPKEDRLYSPLWAWGGLAACVFLAFWVEPAIWMAGLGLIAGGLIARALGQRVFGMGATR; this is translated from the coding sequence ATGACCAACACCACAGCTCCAGAACTCCGCCGCGAACTTGGCCTCTTTGGGGCCACGCTGATGGGACTCGGCTCCATCCTGGGTACGGGCGCCTTCGTCAGTATTGGCATTGCGGCGGGTGTCACGGGCCCCTCGGTGGTCCTCGCCACGGCGCTGGCGGCGCTGGTGGCCACGTGCAACGCCCTGAGTAGCGCGCAACTCGCGGCGGCACATCCAGTGAGCGGTGGCGCTTATGAATATGGCTATCGCCTCCTGACCCCCGCGGCGGGCTTCTCGGCGGGCTGGATGTTTCTCTGCGCGAAGACGGCCTCGGCGGCGACGGCAGCGCTGGGCTTCGCGGGTTATGCCCTGCACCTGGCGGGGTTGGACCAAGGCGGCGCGCGCATCGGCCTGGCGGTCGGCGCGGTACTGGTGCTTACCGCATTAACGGCGGGCGGCATTAAGCGCTCAAATACGGCGAATACCCTGATCGTTTCCATCACCATCGGCGCGTTGCTCGCCTTCATCGTGGGCGTGGCGGCGGCTGGGCTGCGGAATGGCGCCGGGAACCTTGCCCCTTTCTTCGGCGGTGTGAATTCGGGTCGTGACCCCGGCGCGGCCTTTCTTCAGGCCACGGCCCTCATGTTTGTGGCCTTCACAGGCTATGGGCGCATCGCCACGATGGGTGAGGAGGTCCATGATCCCCGGCGGACCATCCCCCGAGCCATTGTCACCACGCTCTTCGCTTCGGCGGCGATCTATATTCTGCTGGCGCTGGCGGCGGTGGCGTCGGCGGGCGCCCCGGCGATGAGCGATGCGGTGGAAGCGGCGGCGGCCCCGCTGGAAGTCGTGGCCTCGGCCCATGCCTGGCCGGGCGTGGCCTGGCTGGTTGGCCTTGGCGCGGTGACGGCCATGCTGGGCGTACTGCTCAATCTAATTCTGGGATTGTCGCGGGTGCTGCTGGCCATGGCGCGACGGCACGATGCGCCGAAGTTGTTTGCCGCGATTCACGCGGGCAGCGCCACACCGGTGGCGGCGGTGTGGATGGTGGGCCTTGGCATCGCCGGTCTGGCGCTCCTCGGCAGCGTAAAGACGACCTGGTCCTTCAGCGCCTTCACGGTGCTGGTGTACTACGCAATCAACAACCTGGCGGCCCTGCGGCTGCCGAAGGAAGATCGGCTCTATTCCCCCCTCTGGGCCTGGGGCGGGCTGGCTGCCTGTGTCTTTCTGGCCTTCTGGGTGGAGCCTGCAATCTGGATGGCCGGTCTTGGCCTGATTGCCGGGGGCCTGATCGCGCGGGCTTTGGGCCAGCGGGTTTTCGGTATGGGCGCGACCCGTTGA
- a CDS encoding adenylyl-sulfate kinase produces MLEREHMDVVIVGHVDHGKSTVIGRLMADTNSLPEGKLDQVKAMCAANARPFEYAFLLDALKNEQAQGITIDTARCFFKTDKRHYIINDAPGHIEFLKNMVTGAARAEAALLVIDAEEGVQENSKRHGYMVSMLGLKQLCVLVNKMDLVNYSEEKFNAIKSEYSAFLDQLGVQPASFIPISAREGVNIAAGSEKEMPWYKGVTVLGQVDAFEKPRGNESKPLRLPVQDIYKFTAQDDDRRIVAGNIFTGTIRVGDKVRFQPSGKESVIKTIEAFSAPERSEVEAGYATGVTLTTQIYIKPGELMVKVDEPQPRVSRRFRVNMFWMGRPPMVPGKSYKLKVGAASVSAQLAEVIQVLDASELTSIENKQQIDRHDVAECILECTRPVAFDLRNELEMTGRVVIVDDFEIAGAGVILEALGESESVMAEHIRAREFSWERGLVTRDERIARFKNEGRLIILHGEYGCGKRRVAKQLERTLYDRGHKTYYFGISNYFEELDHDVRTRDRAREEHLEKLGDLARVFVDEGTLLITTVTDADDYDLERLKMMCSPTDIFVANLGENQFSNFPINVALPYRPEMDEAIAAIVAELKAKQIIR; encoded by the coding sequence ATTCTCGAACGCGAACACATGGACGTGGTGATTGTGGGCCACGTGGACCACGGCAAGAGCACCGTCATCGGCCGCCTCATGGCCGACACCAACTCCCTGCCCGAAGGCAAGCTGGATCAGGTCAAGGCCATGTGCGCCGCGAACGCCCGCCCTTTTGAGTACGCTTTCCTGCTGGATGCGCTCAAGAATGAACAGGCCCAGGGCATCACCATCGACACCGCCCGCTGTTTCTTCAAGACGGACAAGCGCCACTACATCATCAATGACGCGCCAGGCCACATCGAGTTCCTGAAAAACATGGTCACCGGCGCCGCACGCGCCGAAGCCGCCCTTCTCGTGATTGACGCGGAAGAGGGCGTCCAGGAAAACAGCAAGCGCCACGGCTACATGGTCTCCATGCTCGGCCTCAAGCAGCTCTGCGTGCTCGTGAACAAAATGGACCTCGTGAACTACAGCGAGGAAAAGTTCAACGCTATCAAGTCGGAATACTCCGCCTTCCTCGACCAGCTCGGCGTTCAGCCCGCGTCCTTCATTCCCATCAGCGCCCGCGAAGGCGTCAATATCGCCGCAGGCTCGGAAAAGGAAATGCCTTGGTACAAGGGCGTGACCGTCCTCGGCCAGGTCGACGCCTTCGAAAAGCCTCGGGGCAACGAAAGCAAACCCCTGCGCCTGCCCGTGCAGGACATCTACAAGTTCACCGCCCAGGACGACGACCGCCGCATCGTGGCCGGCAATATCTTCACCGGCACCATCCGCGTGGGCGACAAAGTCCGCTTCCAGCCCTCGGGAAAAGAATCGGTGATTAAGACCATCGAGGCCTTCTCCGCCCCGGAACGCTCCGAAGTTGAAGCGGGCTACGCCACCGGCGTCACCCTCACGACCCAGATCTACATCAAGCCCGGCGAGCTCATGGTCAAAGTCGACGAACCCCAGCCCCGCGTCAGCCGCCGTTTCCGCGTCAACATGTTCTGGATGGGTCGTCCGCCCATGGTTCCAGGCAAGTCCTACAAGCTCAAAGTGGGCGCCGCCTCCGTCTCCGCGCAGCTTGCCGAAGTCATCCAGGTACTGGATGCCTCCGAGTTGACCTCCATTGAAAACAAGCAGCAGATTGATCGCCACGATGTGGCCGAATGCATCCTGGAGTGCACCCGTCCCGTCGCCTTCGACCTGCGCAACGAACTCGAAATGACCGGCCGCGTGGTTATCGTCGATGATTTTGAAATCGCCGGCGCGGGCGTCATCCTGGAAGCCCTCGGCGAGTCCGAATCCGTCATGGCGGAGCACATCCGCGCCCGCGAATTCTCCTGGGAGCGCGGCCTGGTTACCCGCGATGAACGCATCGCCCGCTTCAAGAACGAGGGCCGCCTCATCATCCTCCACGGCGAATACGGATGCGGCAAGCGCCGCGTCGCCAAGCAACTGGAGCGCACCCTCTATGATCGCGGCCACAAGACCTACTACTTCGGCATCTCCAACTACTTCGAAGAGCTCGACCACGACGTTCGCACCCGCGACCGCGCCCGTGAAGAGCACCTGGAGAAGCTCGGCGATCTCGCCCGAGTCTTTGTAGACGAGGGAACTTTGCTTATCACCACGGTGACCGACGCCGACGACTACGATCTCGAACGCCTCAAAATGATGTGTTCACCCACGGATATTTTTGTGGCAAATCTCGGCGAGAACCAGTTCAGCAATTTCCCCATCAACGTTGCCCTGCCCTATCGCCCCGAAATGGACGAGGCCATCGCGGCGATTGTGGCGGAATTGAAAGCGAAGCAAATCATTCGCTGA
- a CDS encoding glycosyltransferase: MHIGINTLPAESVPFPHHVIRYLSQIITPIQGAKHDLTFSCLHDAEYPSAMPGMPGIPVERPSGGLQALLRRGGNALESAIQQNGIELVLSSIQAPCLKPPVPQILVALDLSPWERGGANAPGFKNTKRACATARHIIAPTEHVRRRCLELFEAPMEKIIVAPPGVSPNLSKPTISVVEKPYIVMFFDPLTAPLLHTVREAMEKRKDEFPQTQVIVGPTLPDEPDSWGPRVVRVEQCPDSHLAGLYRESDFFLYPAPDDGSGLRVLEAMAAGVPVLAAGSRGVMEVAGDAPIYFNGESLDAFFQSLKRILSEEKHLRSKRIHTGTQIAARFSWDKSMWKVLSTLKAG, from the coding sequence ATGCATATCGGCATTAACACGCTACCCGCGGAATCGGTCCCCTTCCCCCACCATGTGATCCGCTATCTTTCCCAGATCATCACGCCGATCCAGGGCGCGAAGCACGATCTCACCTTTTCCTGCCTCCACGACGCGGAGTATCCTTCGGCGATGCCGGGCATGCCTGGTATCCCGGTGGAGCGGCCTTCGGGGGGGCTTCAGGCGCTCCTGCGCCGAGGGGGGAATGCTCTGGAAAGCGCGATCCAGCAGAATGGCATCGAGCTCGTGTTGTCGTCCATCCAGGCGCCGTGCCTGAAGCCTCCGGTGCCCCAGATTCTGGTCGCTCTGGACCTTTCGCCCTGGGAACGGGGCGGGGCGAACGCTCCCGGCTTCAAGAACACAAAGCGGGCCTGCGCCACGGCGCGCCACATCATTGCGCCGACGGAGCACGTCCGCCGACGCTGCCTGGAGCTTTTCGAGGCGCCGATGGAGAAGATCATCGTTGCGCCGCCGGGGGTTTCCCCCAATTTGTCCAAACCGACCATCTCGGTGGTGGAGAAGCCGTACATCGTGATGTTTTTTGACCCGCTGACGGCGCCCCTGCTCCACACGGTGCGGGAGGCGATGGAAAAGCGGAAGGACGAGTTCCCCCAGACCCAGGTTATCGTGGGGCCGACCCTGCCGGACGAGCCGGACAGTTGGGGGCCCCGTGTGGTGCGTGTGGAGCAGTGCCCCGACTCGCACCTGGCCGGTCTTTATCGCGAATCGGACTTCTTCCTCTATCCCGCGCCGGACGACGGCAGTGGGCTGCGGGTGCTGGAGGCCATGGCGGCGGGTGTTCCGGTGCTGGCGGCGGGCTCCCGGGGGGTGATGGAGGTGGCGGGCGATGCGCCGATCTATTTTAATGGGGAGAGCCTCGACGCATTTTTTCAGTCGCTGAAGCGCATCCTCTCCGAGGAGAAGCACCTGCGTTCCAAGCGGATTCACACGGGCACGCAGATTGCGGCGCGTTTCTCCTGGGACAAGAGCATGTGGAAGGTCCTCTCCACGCTGAAGGCGGGTTGA
- a CDS encoding glycosyltransferase family 39 protein, whose translation MNPPPPTHELRRDLAQLAGLAFAYRLLFLIAVPRVLDTADAIHYVETAASFASGIFLGHDPKIPPFYPLLGALFSKLPLADLEWGCRLVSFAAATLLVIPVYLLAREIHGRSTARVAGLVVALWPWLADYGCSVSTESLAALLWLTAVYLLVRGARRGGWALYGGAAAFCALSLTRPEGLFLFMCAAPAVAILLWPPDRASARRLAPLAIVFALFIMASTAFNQALAGRATANYRVGFILAEFDWVRFAHTGVETLSNVVPVMLGPVLFFFLGAGFLLPRQRPRDFRLECCVLLFAFAQWAVSLFVLSPAPRYLMAPLIVFSLWSASGIVLTSARLAQADHGARLLRLIPLLAIIAFQAVQAAITIGSEHLGRLPREPREYKLAGQWMSENLAHGLIFTRKPQVGFYAGMPSTGPAEGESLEAMLNRARAAGARYLVVDERYTAAMAPPLRPLLDPANAPADLTHLQSFEPWPGGRVTIYEIAGAQAP comes from the coding sequence GTGAATCCTCCACCACCCACACATGAACTTCGCCGGGACCTTGCGCAGCTTGCGGGACTCGCATTCGCGTATCGGCTGCTCTTTTTGATCGCGGTGCCCCGCGTATTGGACACGGCGGACGCCATTCACTACGTGGAAACCGCCGCCTCCTTTGCGTCGGGGATTTTCCTGGGACACGACCCCAAGATCCCCCCCTTCTATCCCCTGCTCGGCGCGCTGTTCTCCAAATTGCCCCTGGCCGATCTGGAGTGGGGGTGCCGGCTGGTGTCCTTCGCCGCCGCCACGCTCCTGGTGATCCCGGTTTATCTTCTCGCCCGTGAAATTCACGGTCGATCCACGGCGCGCGTCGCGGGCCTGGTCGTGGCCCTGTGGCCCTGGCTGGCGGACTATGGGTGCAGCGTCTCCACGGAATCGCTCGCGGCGCTGCTCTGGCTCACGGCCGTGTACCTGCTGGTCCGGGGCGCGCGCCGGGGCGGTTGGGCGCTGTATGGCGGCGCGGCGGCGTTCTGCGCGCTGAGCCTCACCCGGCCGGAGGGCCTGTTTCTCTTTATGTGCGCGGCCCCCGCCGTGGCCATCCTCCTCTGGCCCCCGGACCGCGCTTCAGCGCGGCGTCTGGCCCCGCTTGCGATTGTTTTCGCGCTGTTCATCATGGCCAGCACGGCCTTCAATCAGGCTTTGGCGGGCCGGGCTACGGCGAATTACCGGGTCGGGTTCATCCTCGCGGAGTTCGACTGGGTGCGTTTCGCCCACACGGGCGTAGAGACCCTCAGCAATGTCGTCCCCGTCATGCTGGGACCGGTGCTGTTCTTTTTTCTGGGCGCGGGATTCCTTCTGCCGAGACAGCGGCCCCGGGACTTCCGGCTTGAATGCTGCGTGCTGCTCTTCGCTTTCGCCCAGTGGGCGGTGAGTCTATTTGTCCTCTCCCCCGCCCCCCGCTATCTCATGGCCCCGCTGATCGTTTTTTCCCTCTGGTCGGCGTCGGGAATCGTGCTGACCTCCGCCCGCCTCGCCCAGGCCGATCACGGCGCGCGGCTGCTCCGGCTGATTCCCCTGCTGGCGATAATCGCTTTCCAAGCGGTTCAAGCCGCGATAACCATTGGCTCGGAGCACCTCGGCCGACTCCCCCGTGAACCGCGCGAGTACAAGCTCGCGGGACAATGGATGTCGGAAAACCTGGCGCACGGCCTGATTTTTACGCGAAAGCCCCAGGTGGGATTCTATGCGGGGATGCCCTCGACCGGCCCGGCGGAGGGTGAGAGTCTGGAGGCGATGCTCAACCGGGCACGGGCGGCGGGCGCGCGCTATCTTGTCGTGGATGAACGCTACACGGCGGCTATGGCCCCGCCCTTGCGGCCTTTGCTCGACCCCGCCAACGCACCCGCCGACCTGACCCACCTTCAGTCTTTTGAACCCTGGCCCGGTGGGCGCGTGACTATCTACGAAATCGCCGGGGCGCAAGCGCCGTGA
- a CDS encoding DUF2200 domain-containing protein, with protein sequence MKNTRVYKMSFAGVYPHYIAKAEKKGRTKAEVDEIIFWLTGYSRKAFDALLENQTDFETFIAEAPALNPARTLIKGTICGVRIEEIEEPLMREIRYLDKLIDELAKGKAMEKILRS encoded by the coding sequence ATGAAAAATACTCGGGTTTACAAGATGAGCTTCGCGGGGGTTTACCCCCATTACATTGCGAAGGCGGAGAAAAAGGGCCGAACGAAGGCGGAGGTGGATGAGATTATTTTCTGGCTGACGGGCTACAGCCGGAAGGCCTTTGATGCCTTGCTGGAGAATCAGACCGACTTCGAGACGTTCATTGCGGAGGCCCCGGCGCTGAACCCGGCGCGAACTTTGATCAAAGGCACGATCTGCGGCGTTCGTATTGAGGAAATCGAGGAGCCGCTGATGCGGGAGATCCGCTATCTGGACAAGCTGATCGACGAGCTGGCGAAGGGCAAGGCGATGGAGAAGATTTTGCGTTCGTAA
- a CDS encoding glycosyltransferase family 9 protein — MKSRLLVVHTGGVGDFICTFPALSALARSVSIEVAGLPERVALARAAGIADAVYDLESTGFASVFSEPNGRFRAFAARFDRALVWMADHDGKIAAGLMRSGISAVRCAPGIPPGAWDRHAAEWYACASDTAVSLPFQAPFERGRREVDVLIQPGSGSRSKNWPLANFEALAGQLEAAGCRVAWCLGPAEEEWPSRPNALPPMPLVELAGVLAGARLFVGNDSGISHLAAATGCPTVAIFGPTNPRLWRPAGPCVRALGGCGVWPDLDGVFGAANALRAGSGF, encoded by the coding sequence GTGAAAAGCAGACTTCTGGTGGTCCACACGGGCGGCGTGGGCGACTTCATCTGTACCTTTCCCGCCCTCTCCGCGCTCGCCCGCTCCGTATCCATTGAGGTCGCGGGCCTCCCCGAGCGCGTGGCGCTGGCCCGGGCCGCCGGTATCGCGGATGCGGTGTACGATCTGGAGAGCACGGGCTTTGCCAGCGTCTTCAGCGAGCCGAATGGGCGCTTTCGGGCCTTTGCCGCGCGTTTTGATCGGGCTCTGGTCTGGATGGCGGATCATGACGGCAAGATCGCGGCGGGTTTGATGCGCTCGGGGATCTCGGCGGTCCGCTGCGCTCCCGGCATCCCCCCGGGAGCATGGGACCGACATGCCGCCGAGTGGTACGCATGCGCTTCGGATACCGCGGTTTCTCTTCCTTTTCAGGCACCCTTTGAGCGGGGCCGACGCGAGGTCGACGTGCTCATTCAGCCCGGTAGCGGCAGCCGATCCAAGAATTGGCCCCTGGCAAATTTTGAAGCATTGGCGGGCCAATTGGAAGCAGCGGGTTGCCGCGTCGCGTGGTGCCTGGGCCCGGCGGAGGAGGAATGGCCTTCCCGACCCAATGCGCTGCCGCCGATGCCGCTGGTGGAGCTCGCGGGGGTGCTTGCGGGCGCGCGACTCTTCGTGGGCAACGACAGCGGGATCAGTCACCTCGCGGCGGCGACGGGCTGTCCCACCGTGGCCATTTTCGGCCCAACGAATCCGAGGCTCTGGCGACCGGCCGGCCCGTGCGTTCGGGCGCTCGGCGGGTGCGGCGTTTGGCCGGATCTCGACGGGGTATTCGGGGCGGCGAACGCCCTGCGCGCGGGATCGGGCTTCTAA